The Microbulbifer hydrolyticus genome has a segment encoding these proteins:
- a CDS encoding DUF6531 domain-containing protein produces the protein MRAATMPELNVPASTLVRFCNYPAYTPQGDALPALHDCHQIGGHVIAANGELAFCREDFTLHGPFPFRWQRYYRQGQERDIGLGPGWRHTLSEHLQLPETRPGKQQKLLLHTADGRLVAFDLPAIGNASYNRSERLHLLRQSLHSFRLSAFDTPDKIFRADGAGKTAPLSEIRDAFGNTLSVDYRNGHAQKIVTSWGTTLEFEHENGRLARITDRRSDKAPALADYQYDAEGCLVATRNRLVQERFTVSGGQISSLTNHELGRLTFTYDRFQRVRQVCRSEDAVQPNDIEDDRQMVWNLRWRSGTQRCIVTTRGQCETHLRFDTCGNLIESTRESRSQRWRFDLYRNLCHSVDALGQDTLYRYDAYGRLRRRTRNGVNNHYIYDDEGRLIAAGNLVGDTGTRVWKYRYAATDRRPTVIIDPAGGVWKCEYDERGQLRTLTDPEHGQLSLEWNAECQLSRLVHGDRVLTWEYDSQGNIVAQTGTRLAARKWLYDQHCKLERLTIGDYTLTVSTDEYGRPCTLSHNSEPVLQWQYDGCGRVRCIQQFFGPALNLGYNPQGKLSTLRCDDRQYRWRYNQFGQLASFDDERSPQLEWHHAAGGQLREFRDCDSHWYLQYNDAGHLVQIRNNSGLICQFHFDALGRLTQAANEYCNLRYRYDARGLLIAEHHDVDSENSADNVSINHSYDSRGWLKSSCSDCINIAFTFSPAGRLYGIDTNGAMAVRSEIPANEQKSNDQPHREFLSLGSNQVIKTFQQGVLKSLDFGKTGELEVPPTSNAIQGLLPVLDLFSPAPRSAETARDAHGNIIATARIDSGRAGSSPSTYRYQYDGWGLLHSVECGDFTTWLRYDPFGRRLMKISTHRHSGRQRRIASHWSGTGLWSETNHHDSGRSSTIFLHHPNRGIALGRVSFQLAGNGDTTGIVPEHREFFVAGDDGQLLALLPDTPTQSDPDTPIVPAWRFKPEKAGDCNAPLLCPGSYQGKLGTYDGDTRLFYRHFRHFIPELIQRENGTRVPSLGAPLDGGQRYLVTPPEKRDLQVPGKPNTARTTGEPQS, from the coding sequence GTGCGTGCTGCAACTATGCCGGAGTTGAATGTACCAGCTTCCACGCTCGTGCGATTTTGCAATTACCCGGCCTATACCCCGCAAGGTGATGCACTTCCGGCCCTGCATGATTGCCACCAGATTGGCGGTCACGTGATTGCCGCCAATGGTGAACTCGCTTTTTGTCGCGAAGACTTCACGCTGCACGGACCATTTCCGTTTCGCTGGCAAAGGTACTACCGCCAGGGGCAGGAACGCGACATCGGCCTCGGCCCCGGATGGCGCCACACTCTGAGCGAACACTTGCAATTGCCGGAGACCAGGCCCGGAAAACAACAGAAACTATTATTACATACCGCAGATGGTCGACTCGTGGCGTTTGACCTTCCCGCGATCGGCAATGCCAGCTACAACCGCAGCGAGCGCCTGCACCTGCTTCGCCAGAGCCTGCACAGCTTTCGTTTATCGGCGTTTGATACACCAGACAAAATTTTCCGAGCAGATGGCGCGGGTAAAACCGCACCCTTAAGTGAAATTCGCGACGCGTTTGGCAACACACTGAGCGTGGATTATCGCAATGGTCATGCGCAAAAAATTGTCACATCCTGGGGAACGACGCTGGAGTTCGAGCATGAGAACGGTCGGCTCGCCCGGATAACTGATCGCCGTTCCGACAAGGCCCCAGCGCTGGCTGACTACCAGTACGACGCAGAGGGGTGTCTTGTAGCTACGCGCAATCGGTTAGTACAGGAACGCTTTACCGTTAGCGGCGGACAGATCAGCTCACTGACCAATCACGAATTGGGGCGGCTGACGTTCACTTACGATAGGTTCCAACGGGTAAGACAGGTCTGCCGCTCCGAAGATGCCGTCCAGCCGAACGACATAGAAGATGACCGCCAGATGGTGTGGAATTTACGCTGGCGATCAGGCACACAACGGTGCATTGTTACCACACGCGGTCAGTGCGAAACCCATTTGCGGTTTGATACCTGCGGTAATCTGATTGAGTCAACCCGGGAATCTCGCAGCCAGCGCTGGCGGTTTGACCTATACCGCAACCTCTGCCACAGCGTGGATGCACTCGGACAGGATACCCTGTACCGCTACGATGCATACGGACGACTGCGGAGGCGCACCCGAAACGGGGTAAATAATCACTATATTTATGACGATGAAGGAAGGCTGATTGCCGCTGGAAACCTCGTCGGGGATACCGGTACCCGCGTGTGGAAATACAGATATGCCGCGACCGATCGCCGCCCCACCGTCATCATCGATCCCGCCGGAGGTGTATGGAAATGTGAATACGACGAACGCGGTCAGTTGCGGACGCTCACGGATCCTGAGCACGGGCAACTTTCACTCGAATGGAACGCCGAGTGTCAGTTGTCCAGGCTTGTTCACGGTGATCGCGTTCTCACTTGGGAGTACGACAGCCAGGGAAATATCGTGGCACAAACGGGCACCAGGCTCGCTGCCAGAAAATGGCTTTACGATCAGCACTGCAAGCTCGAACGCTTGACGATTGGTGATTACACCCTTACTGTCAGTACGGATGAATACGGCCGCCCATGCACCCTCAGCCACAACAGTGAACCCGTGCTGCAATGGCAGTATGACGGCTGTGGTCGTGTGCGGTGTATACAGCAATTTTTCGGCCCGGCACTCAATCTCGGCTACAACCCACAGGGAAAGTTATCCACGCTGCGCTGCGACGACAGACAATATCGCTGGCGATATAACCAGTTCGGCCAACTGGCAAGCTTCGATGATGAACGCAGCCCGCAGCTCGAGTGGCATCATGCTGCGGGCGGTCAACTGCGAGAGTTCCGCGATTGCGACAGCCATTGGTACCTGCAGTACAACGACGCGGGCCACCTTGTGCAGATACGCAATAACAGCGGGCTAATCTGCCAATTTCATTTTGATGCCCTCGGGCGCCTGACACAGGCCGCCAATGAATACTGCAACCTGCGCTATCGCTATGACGCACGCGGGCTGCTGATCGCCGAACATCACGATGTGGACAGCGAAAATTCAGCCGACAACGTCAGCATCAACCACAGTTATGACAGCCGTGGCTGGCTGAAAAGCTCCTGCTCAGACTGTATAAATATCGCATTTACCTTTTCCCCGGCAGGGAGGCTATACGGCATCGATACCAATGGGGCTATGGCTGTACGTAGTGAGATACCGGCGAATGAACAGAAGAGTAACGACCAACCACATCGTGAATTTCTTTCCCTGGGCAGCAATCAGGTTATAAAAACCTTTCAGCAGGGCGTATTGAAATCGCTAGACTTCGGCAAGACTGGTGAGCTGGAAGTGCCGCCAACCTCGAACGCCATCCAGGGACTCCTTCCCGTTCTCGATTTATTTTCCCCGGCCCCGCGCTCCGCTGAAACAGCGCGCGACGCGCACGGCAACATCATTGCCACGGCCCGTATCGATAGCGGCCGCGCAGGGAGCTCCCCGTCAACTTATCGTTATCAGTATGACGGCTGGGGCCTGCTGCACAGCGTTGAATGCGGAGACTTTACAACCTGGCTGCGTTACGACCCGTTTGGAAGGCGCCTGATGAAAATCAGCACACACCGCCACTCCGGGCGGCAGCGCCGTATCGCCAGTCACTGGTCCGGCACCGGCCTGTGGAGTGAAACCAATCATCATGACAGTGGGCGCTCGAGCACAATCTTTTTGCACCATCCCAATAGGGGAATAGCACTTGGGCGAGTGTCATTCCAGCTCGCTGGCAATGGAGACACCACCGGTATAGTACCGGAACACCGTGAGTTCTTTGTGGCGGGAGACGATGGTCAATTACTGGCACTCCTTCCAGATACCCCAACACAATCGGATCCGGATACCCCGATTGTTCCGGCCTGGCGATTCAAACCTGAAAAGGCCGGTGACTGCAACGCGCCACTGCTGTGTCCCGGCAGTTATCAGGGAAAGCTGGGAACTTACGACGGTGACACCCGACTGTTCTATCGGCATTTCCGGCATTTCATTCCCGAGTTAATCCAGCGGGAAAACGGCACCAGAGTACCGAGTCTCGGCGCACCATTAGACGGTGGCCAGCGCTACCTGGTCACGCCGCCGGAGAAGCGTGACCTTCAGGTTCCCGGTAAACCCAACACGGCGAGGACGACAGGCGAACCGCAAAGTTAG
- a CDS encoding Stp1/IreP family PP2C-type Ser/Thr phosphatase — MEPIRLAVNGRTDIGQVRDENEDSIRCHSDPDHPFAYIVVADGMGGYSGGATASDIAADTLQGELDKLLDTPFLTCSRERQHIMLRTALVEGIGICNRKILETKKTRPQFSQMGTTLVAAAIWMDFLIVAHIGDSRAYLWNDYGLQRLTRDHSVVQEMIDAGQLTAEQAQTSQVRNHITRALGISEPVEATVNSWTLTESALLLLCSDGLTEYIDDHTIERVLATYRPALECVYHFIDDANRRGGRDNISAGIIEFCNRPEAVTEFSGDPITLQPKATHDITVRKSRR; from the coding sequence ATGGAGCCCATCAGGCTGGCAGTAAACGGCCGCACGGATATCGGTCAGGTACGAGACGAAAACGAAGATAGTATTCGCTGCCATAGTGATCCAGATCACCCCTTTGCCTATATTGTCGTAGCCGATGGCATGGGAGGCTATAGCGGCGGCGCTACGGCCAGTGATATTGCAGCGGACACCCTGCAAGGCGAACTCGATAAGCTACTCGACACCCCCTTCCTCACCTGCTCTCGCGAACGCCAGCACATCATGTTGAGGACCGCGCTTGTCGAAGGCATTGGCATTTGTAACCGAAAAATACTGGAGACAAAAAAAACTCGCCCACAGTTTTCCCAGATGGGAACCACTCTGGTGGCGGCGGCAATCTGGATGGATTTTCTCATCGTCGCACATATCGGCGACTCTCGTGCATACCTCTGGAATGATTATGGACTGCAACGCCTCACCAGGGATCACAGCGTGGTTCAGGAAATGATTGATGCCGGGCAGTTAACCGCAGAACAGGCACAGACGTCCCAGGTAAGGAATCACATAACACGTGCACTGGGAATTTCCGAGCCCGTCGAAGCCACAGTAAACAGCTGGACGTTAACGGAAAGTGCACTGTTGTTACTGTGTAGCGATGGCCTCACCGAATACATTGACGATCACACTATCGAACGTGTACTGGCCACCTATCGGCCGGCACTGGAATGTGTTTATCATTTTATAGATGACGCCAACCGGCGTGGCGGCCGCGACAACATCAGTGCCGGTATCATCGAATTCTGCAACCGCCCGGAAGCGGTGACGGAGTTCTCCGGGGATCCAATCACCTTGCAACCAAAAGCCACGCATGACATTACGGTGCGAAAATCCAGACGCTGA
- a CDS encoding transposase, with protein MPCFFDEEDYQFYLDSLRNAADQYRVDVHAYVLLPNLIQIIATPRVPDGISSMMQSLGRRYVQFVNHRYRRSGTLWAGRYKSSLIDSDSYLLTCYRYVESRPIYLGLVESMSEYPWSSFRHHANIEQSNVIKDHRLYLVLGKTPQARAEAYQELFRYRFDRRLLEYIAETIKLGQVLGGDVFKDKIEQISNQRVRPLKRGRPKKNTKIKVENAAVEAESEPDTKSVNLEAGA; from the coding sequence TTGCCGTGTTTTTTTGATGAGGAAGATTATCAATTTTACCTGGACAGCCTGCGCAATGCGGCCGATCAATATCGGGTGGACGTGCACGCCTATGTCCTGTTGCCCAACCTGATCCAGATTATTGCCACACCCCGGGTGCCTGATGGTATTTCATCGATGATGCAATCCCTGGGGCGCAGATATGTCCAGTTCGTCAATCACCGCTATCGACGCTCTGGAACACTTTGGGCCGGGCGTTATAAGTCCAGCCTGATCGACTCGGATTCCTACCTCCTCACCTGTTACCGCTATGTTGAGTCTCGCCCAATCTATCTGGGGCTGGTGGAATCCATGAGTGAGTACCCCTGGTCGAGCTTCCGCCATCACGCGAATATCGAACAGAGCAATGTGATCAAGGATCACCGTCTGTATCTTGTACTGGGCAAAACGCCGCAAGCGAGGGCCGAAGCCTACCAGGAGCTTTTCCGCTACCGCTTTGATCGGCGGCTACTGGAGTACATTGCTGAGACCATCAAGCTAGGACAGGTTCTCGGAGGCGATGTGTTCAAAGACAAAATCGAACAGATTTCCAATCAGCGGGTCAGGCCACTGAAACGCGGGCGTCCCAAAAAAAATACCAAAATTAAAGTTGAGAATGCGGCGGTTGAGGCAGAAAGTGAGCCTGACACAAAGTCCGTAAATCTGGAGGCCGGGGCGTGA
- a CDS encoding type VI secretion system contractile sheath domain-containing protein — translation MSRANVRAEAAIFKAEQADEPLRKWHPGAKYRVAIIGDFSGRVSRSICEPETIRARAAYPLRKDNFEKVFERLQVAVSLPCMPEPLSLLEFDDLHPDYLYQRVPLFSHFIQLKNRLLNPSEFPHAAEEIRQWRPDLASPTQGSQDATTKSDTASRDTASMLDRILSGTSSQAQSQIEAGAQIDQLIKDIVAPYVQKKPDGNRDIYLDAVSEAASEAMRKIMHHSDFRQLEASWRGLHLLLRRLEDHRGLELHLLDISKAEVLADLAQAEGDLEQSGLFKCLVERHTVAGSAPYDLILGDFTINDDERDLHMLIDLATIAEAAGSTVVMGGDCRLAGCPSMAGAMDPDDWGFPLSSEFTQSWQAVREYQACAHLALAAPRFLLRLPYGADASRTESFSFEELSPELGQRYYLWGNSAYLLTLSICSAFVTAGSPQPVVADHYRGLPLHLRKLPQGEWLTPCAEAWMTDGAAARFDSAGLSTLRSIRGRDEILLPRLQSIAGTQLKGPWA, via the coding sequence GTGAGCAGGGCAAATGTACGAGCGGAAGCCGCTATTTTTAAAGCGGAGCAAGCGGACGAACCTTTACGCAAATGGCACCCAGGTGCCAAATACCGCGTTGCCATCATCGGCGATTTTAGTGGTCGCGTCAGCCGATCAATCTGTGAACCGGAAACCATCCGTGCACGTGCGGCCTATCCGTTGCGAAAAGATAACTTCGAGAAGGTGTTTGAACGTCTGCAGGTTGCGGTCAGCCTCCCATGTATGCCGGAGCCACTTTCTCTACTGGAGTTCGATGACCTGCACCCAGACTACCTCTATCAACGCGTCCCGCTATTTAGTCACTTTATCCAGCTCAAAAATCGGCTTTTAAACCCATCGGAATTTCCGCATGCGGCCGAGGAGATTCGGCAGTGGCGGCCAGACCTGGCAAGTCCGACGCAAGGCTCGCAGGATGCTACAACGAAGAGTGATACGGCATCGAGAGATACGGCGTCGATGCTCGACAGGATTCTGTCCGGCACAAGTTCCCAGGCTCAGTCGCAGATAGAAGCAGGGGCCCAGATCGATCAACTGATCAAGGACATTGTCGCCCCCTACGTGCAGAAGAAGCCAGACGGAAATCGGGATATTTATCTGGATGCGGTCAGCGAAGCAGCCTCGGAAGCAATGCGCAAAATCATGCACCACAGTGATTTTCGTCAGCTGGAGGCCAGCTGGCGAGGCCTGCACTTACTGCTTCGACGCCTGGAGGATCACCGCGGGTTAGAGCTTCATCTTCTGGATATCAGCAAGGCAGAAGTGCTCGCCGATCTTGCGCAGGCAGAAGGCGATCTGGAGCAGTCGGGACTCTTCAAGTGTCTGGTAGAGCGCCATACCGTAGCCGGGAGCGCGCCCTATGACCTGATTCTCGGCGACTTTACCATCAATGATGATGAGCGTGATCTGCATATGCTGATAGATCTCGCAACCATCGCCGAAGCCGCGGGCAGCACCGTGGTCATGGGCGGTGATTGTCGCCTTGCCGGGTGCCCCAGTATGGCCGGAGCAATGGATCCAGACGACTGGGGCTTTCCACTTTCAAGCGAGTTTACCCAGAGCTGGCAAGCGGTGCGTGAGTACCAGGCTTGTGCACATCTTGCCCTGGCCGCGCCCCGCTTTTTGTTGCGACTACCTTATGGCGCAGATGCATCGCGCACCGAGTCATTCTCCTTCGAAGAGCTGAGTCCCGAACTGGGGCAGCGCTACTATCTGTGGGGCAACAGTGCCTACCTGCTGACTTTGTCTATTTGCAGCGCGTTTGTTACCGCCGGTTCGCCGCAGCCGGTAGTAGCGGATCACTACCGGGGACTTCCACTCCATCTGCGCAAGTTGCCTCAGGGAGAGTGGCTGACCCCGTGTGCTGAGGCCTGGATGACAGATGGTGCCGCCGCGCGCTTCGACAGCGCTGGTCTGAGCACGCTTCGTTCCATACGGGGGCGTGACGAGATTCTTTTACCGAGACTGCAATCCATCGCCGGCACACAACTGAAAGGTCCGTGGGCCTGA
- the tagH gene encoding type VI secretion system-associated FHA domain protein TagH translates to MDLLLSVVSDPEGANMLKHTKLFNREGGSVGRADSNDWVLPDPQRVVSSRHAEISFVENRYFLTDQSTNGTFHNQSSDPVGKGNRIPLADGDLVSLGDYQLKVSVRKPAMDSGIPEGLGSADFLDNSDRTTFSPAAEAKMQSARDASELDSWLEPAGDTKGSQSGEWGYLVSPGGGSEGASSLDSLLGVEAPTDPLQVLDPADSFGSIGGAGTGHTSAGQWAGDDAWWKDGSEQDHAPVDSHAMQLSAIREPAPSPSPLPQVQSVPGVNPPEPPGVINTPVMPMDQQPDYPTPVAPAHEQNASSTTDNPFAESFSAMAGSQVEGTPGFATPNSPPQQAPLRASASDAFASGSQQFTPPAMNAGIQPAPQPAEREQQPAAQVPSQVRPQQKSTAGSPGVAAALAQELGLNLDSHQLAELDTQAAAIVEESVARLIDLLRARTSIKNELRVQRTMIQTEANNPLKFSATARDALGAMFAGTSAFMSPVEAVRDSFDDLSDHQVAVLSGMRAGYEAMLRFFSPENIAKRGGAHNGVFTSKNARNWESFVDSYRKMVSDPDACYRQLFGEEFATTYEHQLSELKNARKMNHFNRR, encoded by the coding sequence ATGGATCTACTGCTTTCTGTGGTGTCTGACCCTGAAGGGGCCAATATGCTGAAGCACACCAAACTGTTTAACCGCGAGGGTGGCAGTGTGGGGCGCGCCGATAGTAATGACTGGGTGTTGCCAGATCCGCAGCGGGTAGTGTCCTCGCGCCATGCGGAGATCAGCTTTGTAGAGAATCGGTATTTTCTGACCGATCAGAGCACCAATGGCACGTTTCACAATCAGTCGTCGGACCCGGTTGGCAAAGGTAACCGAATCCCCCTGGCCGATGGCGACCTTGTCTCACTGGGCGACTATCAGCTGAAAGTTTCGGTACGTAAACCAGCGATGGATAGCGGTATTCCGGAGGGACTTGGCAGCGCAGATTTTCTCGATAACTCCGATCGCACTACTTTCAGTCCCGCTGCCGAAGCAAAAATGCAAAGTGCCAGAGACGCCAGCGAGCTCGACAGTTGGCTGGAGCCTGCGGGCGACACGAAGGGTAGTCAGAGTGGTGAATGGGGCTACCTGGTGTCGCCAGGCGGCGGGAGTGAAGGTGCAAGTTCGCTGGATAGCCTTCTTGGTGTGGAGGCTCCCACAGACCCGCTGCAGGTCCTGGATCCTGCAGACAGCTTCGGATCGATCGGTGGCGCCGGCACTGGTCATACGTCTGCCGGTCAGTGGGCAGGTGACGACGCCTGGTGGAAAGATGGCAGTGAGCAGGACCACGCGCCCGTAGATAGCCACGCAATGCAGCTGTCAGCAATACGGGAGCCAGCGCCGTCCCCTTCGCCACTTCCGCAAGTACAGTCAGTGCCTGGTGTGAATCCGCCGGAACCACCTGGCGTTATCAATACGCCAGTGATGCCGATGGACCAGCAGCCGGATTATCCCACCCCTGTTGCGCCTGCTCATGAGCAAAATGCGTCGTCTACTACTGACAATCCGTTTGCTGAATCCTTTTCGGCAATGGCGGGAAGCCAGGTCGAAGGGACGCCCGGGTTTGCCACGCCGAATTCCCCTCCCCAACAGGCTCCGCTTCGCGCTTCGGCCAGTGATGCTTTTGCCAGTGGATCACAACAGTTTACGCCTCCAGCGATGAACGCCGGCATTCAGCCAGCACCCCAGCCTGCAGAGCGCGAGCAACAACCGGCTGCACAAGTTCCCTCCCAGGTTCGCCCGCAGCAGAAATCGACCGCCGGATCACCGGGTGTGGCGGCGGCATTGGCGCAGGAACTTGGCTTAAACCTCGATAGCCACCAGCTCGCAGAATTGGATACCCAGGCCGCGGCCATTGTCGAGGAATCAGTGGCACGACTGATTGATTTACTACGCGCCCGTACCAGTATCAAGAATGAATTGCGTGTACAGCGCACCATGATCCAGACGGAAGCCAATAACCCACTGAAATTCAGTGCAACGGCCAGAGATGCCCTGGGTGCAATGTTTGCGGGTACCAGCGCGTTTATGTCGCCAGTAGAGGCGGTGCGAGATAGCTTCGATGACCTGTCGGATCACCAGGTGGCCGTGCTTTCAGGAATGCGTGCAGGCTACGAAGCGATGTTGCGATTTTTTAGTCCGGAAAATATTGCGAAGCGAGGTGGTGCACATAACGGCGTTTTTACCAGTAAAAATGCGCGTAACTGGGAAAGCTTTGTCGATTCATACCGAAAGATGGTGAGCGACCCGGATGCCTGCTATCGACAATTGTTCGGAGAAGAGTTTGCGACTACCTATGAACATCAGCTTTCAGAGCTGAAGAATGCGCGAAAAATGAACCATTTTAATCGCCGATGA
- the tssJ gene encoding type VI secretion system lipoprotein TssJ, translated as MKYRNCMKLVLIAALAITVAACQTTRRTLNFDTSVTLDIDIEHNVNPDSDGRASPVVVRVFMLADDRQFSREEFLNLYENAESRLGKDLLDTVILKEFAPGEQRVEELSLTPEVRYIGLLAEFVQYRRAEALMLLPITEYKKNTYGITLEGTRIASTQALDMRRRTAEKIRDESKEATVTISSAEYERLRELQKTGKR; from the coding sequence GTGAAATATAGAAACTGTATGAAATTGGTGTTGATAGCGGCACTCGCGATCACCGTGGCTGCTTGCCAGACCACACGCCGTACTTTGAATTTCGATACCAGCGTAACGCTGGATATCGATATCGAGCACAACGTAAACCCCGATAGCGATGGTCGCGCGTCGCCAGTAGTTGTAAGGGTTTTCATGCTGGCCGATGACCGCCAGTTTTCGCGCGAGGAATTCCTGAATCTCTATGAGAACGCTGAGTCCCGTCTCGGCAAGGATCTCCTTGATACCGTGATCCTGAAGGAGTTTGCGCCGGGAGAACAACGGGTTGAAGAGTTGTCGCTTACCCCGGAAGTAAGATATATCGGCTTGCTGGCGGAGTTTGTCCAGTACCGACGGGCGGAGGCATTGATGTTGTTACCGATCACGGAATACAAGAAAAATACCTACGGTATTACGCTTGAGGGTACCCGCATCGCCTCCACGCAAGCCCTGGACATGCGGCGTCGCACTGCCGAAAAAATTCGAGACGAAAGCAAGGAGGCGACCGTTACCATTTCCAGTGCCGAGTACGAGCGTTTACGTGAGTTACAGAAAACTGGTAAGCGGTGA
- the tssK gene encoding type VI secretion system baseplate subunit TssK gives MSANNKVIWSEGMFLRPQHFQQQDRYLEQLLEARTSAFGPYTWGLAELAIDSEPLAMGKLSISRVSAIFPDGTPMLAPENEQLPDVLDVPVNTRDEIVYLCIPMRRPGSQESVRDQEDFAQARYQAFNFDARNSASTSGEAARIQVGKLRTCLKLGSEDLGGYAAIGVARIRERQPEKPVELDAEYIPPLLNADASSVIKAYIEEVKGLLDHRGSALGHRLSDSGRSGSAEIADYLLLQVINRFEPLLKQITGQPRLHPHNLYLELLQLAGELSTFTASNKRPPEIPRYMHENLQQSYTGLFSALRQSLSTVLEQTAIPMDLVQRKFGIYVAPITDPSLVKTASFVLATKADMPGDILRSRFPSQAKVAPVEAIRELISAQLPGLSVRALPVAPRQIPYHAGFTYFELERTGELWQTMQRSGGFAVHLGAEFPGINMELWAIRNN, from the coding sequence ATGTCGGCAAATAATAAGGTGATATGGAGCGAGGGAATGTTTCTGCGCCCTCAACATTTCCAGCAGCAGGATCGATATCTGGAGCAGCTGTTGGAAGCGCGCACTTCAGCGTTCGGCCCTTATACCTGGGGGCTTGCAGAGCTGGCAATTGACAGTGAGCCTCTTGCCATGGGCAAGCTGTCCATCTCGCGCGTCAGCGCCATATTTCCTGACGGTACCCCCATGCTGGCGCCAGAAAATGAGCAGCTTCCGGATGTGCTGGATGTTCCCGTGAACACCCGGGATGAAATCGTCTACCTGTGTATTCCCATGCGGCGTCCGGGCAGCCAGGAATCGGTCAGGGATCAGGAAGATTTTGCACAGGCCCGTTATCAGGCGTTCAATTTTGATGCGCGTAATAGCGCCTCCACCTCGGGTGAGGCTGCACGTATTCAGGTCGGAAAATTACGCACCTGCCTCAAGCTAGGTAGTGAAGACCTGGGAGGCTACGCGGCCATTGGCGTTGCACGTATCCGTGAAAGGCAGCCGGAAAAGCCGGTAGAGCTGGATGCCGAATATATCCCTCCCTTATTGAATGCAGATGCGTCTTCGGTCATCAAGGCGTATATCGAGGAGGTTAAAGGGCTTCTGGATCATCGTGGAAGTGCCCTCGGTCATCGGCTCAGCGACAGTGGCCGCAGTGGGTCTGCAGAAATAGCGGACTATCTCTTGTTGCAGGTAATCAACCGCTTTGAGCCATTGCTGAAACAGATTACCGGCCAACCCCGCCTGCATCCGCACAACCTCTATCTTGAACTTCTGCAGCTTGCGGGTGAGCTATCCACGTTTACCGCAAGTAATAAGCGCCCCCCGGAAATTCCACGCTACATGCACGAAAACCTGCAGCAGAGCTATACCGGTCTCTTTTCTGCACTGCGCCAGTCGTTGTCGACAGTTCTTGAGCAAACCGCAATTCCGATGGACCTTGTGCAGCGAAAGTTCGGTATCTACGTAGCACCAATTACGGACCCATCACTGGTGAAAACTGCGAGCTTCGTACTCGCCACAAAAGCGGATATGCCCGGAGATATACTCCGGAGTCGTTTCCCGAGTCAGGCTAAAGTGGCGCCGGTAGAAGCCATCCGCGAACTAATTTCTGCGCAATTACCGGGACTTTCCGTACGCGCACTTCCGGTGGCCCCACGACAGATACCATATCACGCAGGATTTACTTACTTTGAACTCGAACGCACAGGCGAGCTCTGGCAAACGATGCAGCGCTCCGGCGGCTTTGCCGTTCATCTCGGTGCAGAATTCCCGGGAATAAACATGGAACTCTGGGCGATCCGGAATAATTGA
- the icmH gene encoding type IVB secretion system protein IcmH/DotU, whose translation MTNDAYTPPSADDRTVMVPTPGAAVAASQRPRAQNFSTGDGGPELQIRNSLNPLISAASKLLGAIIKLRTTMSHGNVPDLHKRLTREIQSFEREARQLSLSQDTVLTARYLLCSVVDEVVLTTPWGTASGWSQHSLLSLFHKETFGGEKCFQILQRTLETPGYHIELLELFYLCLSLGFQGKYRLVQRGYEQLEQIRENLYRTIESHRPPMDRDLSPRWQGCVERKTRLHQYVPLWVIASVVLGILMATFSGYRWWLYQSATPVANEIQALKIDSAGPNTKLR comes from the coding sequence ATGACCAATGATGCCTATACGCCGCCTTCAGCGGACGACCGAACCGTGATGGTGCCAACACCCGGAGCTGCCGTTGCTGCAAGCCAGCGGCCTAGAGCACAGAATTTTTCTACCGGTGACGGTGGTCCAGAGCTGCAGATCCGTAACAGCCTGAATCCACTCATTTCTGCGGCATCCAAATTGCTCGGTGCCATTATCAAGCTACGCACAACCATGAGTCACGGTAACGTACCGGATCTGCATAAGCGTCTGACCCGCGAGATACAGAGTTTTGAGCGGGAGGCGCGTCAACTATCGCTGTCGCAGGACACTGTCCTGACCGCGCGCTATCTATTGTGCTCAGTGGTTGATGAGGTCGTACTCACCACGCCCTGGGGAACAGCAAGCGGCTGGAGTCAGCATTCGCTGCTAAGCCTGTTTCACAAGGAAACATTTGGCGGTGAAAAATGCTTCCAGATATTACAGCGCACACTGGAAACGCCCGGTTACCACATCGAGTTACTTGAGCTTTTTTATCTCTGTCTTAGCCTTGGCTTTCAGGGTAAGTATCGATTAGTTCAGCGAGGCTACGAACAGCTAGAGCAGATCCGCGAGAATCTTTACCGCACCATCGAAAGCCATCGTCCTCCGATGGATCGGGACCTGTCACCGCGGTGGCAGGGCTGTGTCGAACGCAAAACTCGGCTACATCAGTATGTGCCGTTATGGGTCATTGCCAGTGTCGTGCTCGGGATCCTGATGGCGACATTCAGCGGCTATCGCTGGTGGTTGTACCAGAGTGCAACACCAGTCGCCAACGAAATACAGGCGCTAAAAATCGATAGCGCAGGTCCGAATACCAAGCTGCGCTGA